A section of the Deinococcus taeanensis genome encodes:
- a CDS encoding GNAT family N-acetyltransferase — MNVTPLALHHAPLLHRLYSAAPGYFALLGTRVPSEADVTRDVEMALLDRRRSLELLFDDQGELVGSLDCKHDFPERGDLTINLLLIREDRQSQGLGEQAVRHLEARVPTGTTRILASVLGDNPRGARFWERLGYSFTLDARPVMTWYARPIAVAPSPDRVKVPLASD, encoded by the coding sequence TTGAACGTCACGCCGCTGGCGCTGCACCATGCGCCGCTGCTTCACCGCCTGTACAGCGCCGCGCCCGGCTACTTCGCCCTGCTCGGTACCCGCGTGCCCTCCGAGGCTGACGTGACCCGCGACGTGGAAATGGCGCTGCTGGACCGCCGCCGCTCCCTGGAACTCCTGTTCGACGACCAGGGCGAACTCGTGGGCAGCCTGGACTGCAAGCACGATTTTCCTGAACGCGGCGACCTGACCATCAACCTGCTGCTGATCCGCGAGGACCGGCAGTCGCAGGGTCTGGGCGAGCAGGCCGTGCGTCACCTGGAAGCGCGCGTGCCGACCGGCACCACCCGGATTCTGGCCAGCGTGCTGGGCGACAATCCTCGTGGCGCGCGCTTCTGGGAGCGGCTGGGCTACAGCTTCACGCTGGACGCCCGCCCGGTCATGACCTGGTACGCCCGGCCGATCGCGGTGGCCCCCAGCCCGGACCGTGTCAAGGTGCCGCTCGCCAGCGACTGA